From Lycorma delicatula isolate Av1 chromosome 13, ASM4794821v1, whole genome shotgun sequence, a single genomic window includes:
- the LOC142333795 gene encoding uncharacterized protein LOC142333795, translating into MTAPANNTFINEALPLNKDIKLETEQENVAEMTCFFLPPHVTETDKSSEHDLVQLKEEPLDVINGDIEKDPLAIEETNLVKLEHLKVENERVILKKEVDLEQLKEESLDVINGDIEKDPLAIEEPNVVKLKN; encoded by the exons atgacTGCACCtgcaaataatacttttattaatgaagctCTGCctcttaataaagatattaaattagagaCTGAACAAGAAAATGTAGCAGAAATGACTTGCTTTTTTTTACCACCCCACGTGACTGAAACTGATAAATCATCTGAGcat gATTTAGTACAGCTGAAAGAGGaaccgctagatgttattaatggtgatattgaaaaagatcctttagcaattgaagagaccaacttggttaaattagaacatttaaaagttgaaaatgaaagggtcatcttaaaaaag gaaGTAGATTTAGAACAACTGAAAGAGGAATcgctagatgttattaatggtgatattgaaaaagatcctttagcaattgaagagccCAAcgtggttaaattaaaaaattga